In Rhododendron vialii isolate Sample 1 chromosome 9a, ASM3025357v1, the following are encoded in one genomic region:
- the LOC131299598 gene encoding uncharacterized protein LOC131299598, protein MYSTICTNNKNEDKEVAGWITVGFTGMLKGWWDNILTTNQRQEILNAVKTTETGTIKQDAVYTLVQSIILHFVGHWDNQRERSRELLQNLKCPTLTHFRWYKDVFLAKVMQRIDANSEHWKSKFVDGLPYFFAEKIRKKLRDQNNGLTIDYNRYTYGQLIAIIIQEGLTLCNDIKLHNQLKKQNLTGKQELGQFCDQFGYDVPQYSKPQKNKNSNKATRKSSKKKYGKKKHKDRDEQSSSKNPKNTARKQKNKKGEKEVSAKCFKCGRLGHYANKCKTKKKLEELQLDEGLKQTLYKLLIDSSDSDSEDQINDLPENEDTSSTLEEEEITNDCNCNNMECSTSDDY, encoded by the coding sequence atgtatagCACAATATGcactaataataaaaatgagGATAAGGAAGTCGCCGGTTGGATCACAGTTGGATTCACTGGTATGCTTaaaggttggtgggataatATTTTAACCACAAACCAAAGACAAGAAATTTTGAATGCAGTAAAAACTACTGAGACTGGCACAATAAAGCAAGATGCAGTTTATACTCTTGTCCAGtcaattattttacattttgttggtcATTGGGATAACCAACGAGAAAGAAGTAGAGAGctacttcaaaatttgaaatgtccaacgttaactcattttcgttggtaTAAAGATGTGTTTCTTGCCAAGGTTATGCAGAGAATTGATGCTAATAGTGAGCATTGGaagtcaaaatttgttgatggtttaccttatttctttgctGAGAAAATTAGGAAGAAATTGCGAGACCAAAATAATGGTCTAACTATTGATTACAATAGATACACTTATGGCCAGCTTATAGCCATAATCATCCAGGAAGGATTGACTTTATGTAATGACATAAAGTtgcataatcaattgaaaaaacagAACCTAACTGGAAAACAGGAGTTAGGACAGTTTTGTGACCAATTTGGTTATGATGTACCCCAGTATTCGAAACCTCAAAAGAATAAGAATAGTAATAAGGCTACTCGAAAATCTTCTAAgaagaaatatgggaaaaaGAAACATAAGGATAGGGATGAGCAATCAAGCTCAAAAAATCCTAAGAATACTGCTAGaaagcagaaaaataaaaaaggagaaaaggagGTCTCTGCCAAATGTTTTAAATGTGGCAGATTAGGTCATTATGCAAATAAATGCAAGactaaaaagaaattagaagaacTTCAATTAGATGAAGGGTTAAAGCAGACCCTTTACAAGCTTTTAATTGATTCTAGTGATTCTGATTCAGAAGATCAAATTAATGATCTCCCCGAAAATGAAGATACCTCTTCTACTTTAGAAGAGGAAGAAATCACTAATGATTGCaattgcaataatatggaatgctCAACTTCTGATGATTATTAG